The Ooceraea biroi isolate clonal line C1 chromosome 7, Obir_v5.4, whole genome shotgun sequence genomic sequence AGGGAGATTTATAAAGCAAATTGATAGattctcatatttttatatgcaaatatataatattaaataattaaaataaatatgtaatatttcacCTACTTTGCCACAAACTCGAGCGGAGTCCATGTGCTCGTGTCAGCTTTGGACATCCACTTCCTGTTCATTGGCGTATCCAAGGTAACGGGTAATATGGATGCCACCAAACTGTTGGCAGGAAGGCCACTGTCTTTAGCCGCCAGAGATTTCGTCAATTGATGAACAGCTGCCTTTGCCATGCCGTAACCTATCATACCtgatcgaatagaatttttgTAATCAACTGTTGAGACAACTACGATACTCTATTATTGTGCTATTATTCATTAAGAAACCTGGTGTCTCCGCTAACGCTGCCTTAGCACCAGTCAAGGAAAGGAAGCCGCCTTCCTTCAGATACTCCGTCGCGATGCTAGATGCTATAACGGAACTCCAAACACTCTGTTTCCACATCAGATCACTGCTCTTCACGAAATCTTTAGACGCCGCATTGCCACCGGCCCAACCGCCCGCTACGCAAATAATACCATCGAccttttcttccttcaatGTATTCTTGATCTGTGTCATGATCTCCGTTTGCTACGTAACAAGAAGTTAAtcaatgtttattataatttatataattttgtgcaaATGCAAAAGCTGCGAGAAAAGAGGTACCTGCTGCTGCCAATTATTGTCGGGATTCACAATTATATTTGCATCAGCTTGGTCATTCGGTTTCATGTCAATAGAGCCAACCCACTAAAAATTGTAACAGTGGcaaagtatttaaaattgttgCTGCACAATGGATTATACAATACTCAAaggtttaataatttatagtaataaataaaatgatgacTAACGTGACATTAAGTgcgattatatataaataatagttttatgattttattatataataattttattaatatattaatacagcAAAAAAATATCTGTGCGCTAGGATTTTCGCTTCGTCTACATCGATAATCTACACTCTGTTTAAATGCACGTTCAATACAGGCAAATAGTTTGTACAAGATAACTTTCTGTGAAAGGTCTTGCTCCGTTGCTAATAACCTTGgtatataaagtttttatgCAATATCCTTCATCATATATGCACATACATCTAAGAACAGAATCTTAcgtaaacaattattaattccaaACGTGTTAAAAAATTCCGagattaatgtttattaaaaaaaattactattttgatatatatatatatatatatatattacttattaattaacatttaaaaaacctATCACACATGAACGAGAGAATGAAATATGACGAGATGCTGACTGTGTAACGTACTAATTTCAAATTATCCCgcaaaaaattttaagtaGCAGTTTAGCGGAACCGGGAAAATCGATAACGAAAAAAGTTGACCGCTTGCTTTGTACGAATCATATGGTACTTGCTTGCCGCCCGAAATGGCTTTCTAATTATCGTGGAAATACCATATTCCAGCGAAAAGTAGTTTCCACTTtgcaagaaattatttctgtgATAAGAAACATCGAAAACATGAAGATGTGCGCATCACAATATTTATACGCGTAGCGATCCGACGTAAGTCACCCCGATAAGTCGAATAAAAAACAcatacttttgcatttttattctatcatttaatattaatgatgtaACAAtgcaatttcatatttagtaaaacatttaatacattttaaacaTCGAAACAAAATAGCacgtaatacaattttatgcaACCGATAAGGTTCGCCGATAAGGCGGCTAATCGTGCGATTAATCGTGTCTGGACAGGGGTAACAGTTTTGCGAGTTCCGTTTACTCACCCAATTCTGCGATTTGAATTGCGATACGCAAGCCGAGCCGAGGGCACCCTTGCCCCCGTACACAATTACACGTCCAAGTACCGTAGCCATTGTTCGATAAATGATGCGATCTCTGCGAGACGTGATTCGGAAGTTCGCGACCGTCGACGAAACGATACGAGTGCCGACGGAGCGGCTTTCGGAAAATTTCGTGAAAGGATTGCTAGATTGCCAGATCTTACCATAAACTATAATCGTAGCACAGTATATGCAGTAGCGCAACTCACGTAATTTTGTGTGTCACGAGATGGAGTGCGCATGCCTGAAGTCCAGGCACTGTACTGGTATTGCCATCTAGTCTTGCTCGCTTCCTCACTCACTCCTTCTGTTTCTTACTCCTTTGCTCTCTTTTTAGCATATTATTGCAtcgaaaattgtaataaaatttcatagaaACGAGACAtcaatgatataatatatgaatataatatttattgtatatctaCATACATCTTAAATTAGTtaaagtatatacatatatataaagtgcatttatatataattaatatatatatatacttacacatttttttgaacattttaaaacatttttatatttatcgctTATTATAATTAGCGTGGTGCGCGATCGATAAACGACTAttcttaattttgtttttaaccttttcgttttatttatacgGCTATACTAATCGCGCGCGTACTTCAGAGCGATTACGCAATGCGCTGGCTCAGAAAACGCAAGTTTGAAATACCgcaaactttttttttcttatgaaTAATCAATATTTGCCTTCATTCTCGAATACCGCTCGTACTTATAAAACTTTGGCTGAAAGTTTCGACGAGTCTATGTACATTGTTTTCGAGAgatcgttctctttcttttccgcCCTGTCGGCGTCATTGTCAAAAAATTGTATAGGCGGAAACACAGACTTTTTCACCCCTTAATAAAAATGGAGGATTCTGATTGGTTTATTTCCTTACGCGTTATGCGTTATAATacaaaagtctgtgctcccACCCTGTCACTTCATATTTTCCCGCGAATGTTTCCCAACGAATCGCGGCAACGTCGCGGCGATCGCGCGGCGGCCAGTAGGCGGCACCAGGCGTCACGCAACGTTCACCGGGAGGAGCGTAGGTCGATCTAGCGTGACGTCACGTTCGTCAGCCTAGTTGGGTTAGGTTTTACGCTGGAAATTCTAACGAGAcaaattttttgtttgacGATTGATGTTTTCTCCGTGTCGTGTCCACCGTGGTTGAACGACGCCGTGGTGCTCGCACAGTGACGGCCAGCAGTCGCGTTCACCGAGCAAACCATCGCGAGGGGCCCGTGCAGCTCGGCGTGTATGAGATTTTAAACGGAAAATGAGTCGACATGAAGGTACGTACGTGCGCTGCGCTCCGACTAGCAAGTCAGTTCGCGTAACACGGGAAATACGCGGATTTGTCGGCGCAGCGAACGGAATCGTTCAGCGCTGTCGTGCATGCCAGAGCGTTCACCGAGAGTCCGCGCTGACCTGCGACAGTCTCCGCGAAATCATCGGGCTGCGGGGTTGTCCTTTTAACACGGGACATGTCCCGCGAGCTCGCGTAGCCGTGGGGGCCTAATGTCAGGGACCAGATGGCAGCACGCGGCGAAAATTCACGCGAATTTCTGTAGATTTGTGACGTTTTTCCAGACGATTTCTCGGGATTCGCCACGATGACCGATTTCGGTCAATTTTGGCCTACCGTCTGACCACCGATCACTACGTCCGATCAGCTGTCAGACCATCCTCTCCCGTAGTTGACACCTCTTTTCAGGACAGCCTTTTGGCTCAATCCCTTCtcttgatgatgatgatgatgatgatggtctTTCCTTTACAGAACATATTGCAAGCTTTTTCCaatatcatcatcttcttGAAATTGTTTATGCAAACAGTTAATGGAAGTTTGACACAGCAAGCTGTGCTCCCGTACAGATTCTTTGTACGCTGTGTTCTTAAGATTGTATCATCGCTGATGAATGTGTGTCACAAAAATAATCCTCCACAAGCGCTTAAACCTCTACTTTTCAAGATTCTAATAAATGGAATCAtgtttcatacatatttgcaaTACAAGCAAAATctgtaaaatttatctttttggAGGCACAACATGTGTTACGTTCGTTATATAATTGTCACTTTTGATACGGTACATTGAATATAGTTGAActgttttgaaattttttaagttattGCATCATTAGTTTCATTActaattgaatattatatattacatagaGTCCGTTCACTAATGAGTACATacctaaatataaatttatataatgattAGACCTATATCTTTTCACGATAGATTATTACTTGTATTCATAACATATTAATTACTCGTtctcaaatatttatacttaaCTAACATATTATCTGGAATCTTGCTTTTCATTGTTGTAAGACGATGACTTGCTTTGCCATGTATTgctatttatagttttatagtcATCtgatttctaataataataatatcgtattgacaaattaaaaatatacttagGTTTCTACTTCCTATAATATCATTAGAACATACTTTCTTGAGACAATTAACacaatgtaatttatatgtgtatatattttttaataatatatgcatattaatAACGTGATATTACATGCATGTTATCTCATTATATTAAAGCTTTagtcatttaaaaattatacaacaaaatgtagaattttttaaatattatttataagtgattattgcaattaatacATAGATCATGTTTCCTTCCTCTCTGATTCACTAATGTCCTTCCTTCTCATTCACATATGTACGTTTTTACAGTTTTTCACTAAAGATAAGttatagttattttatataacaaatatattagtaAGAAAACAACAGTTTACAagtattacttttaatatattgaatgCTATGGTGTTTAATGTTAGAAAAATCTATGTACATTATTctgttattacttttttacaaattatttcattataatttctaattatgaCTTATTagtagataattaatttatttctttacttattttatattattattatatcatatatgatacaataatttagcaagtgaatattatataacaacaagatataataaatattatagaataaagtTATCATATGTGACAAGTTTTGATAAATAAGCATGTGatgtaattacaaaatatattcgaAATGTAGTTAAAAACAGATATAGTTAAGCACTACatctaaaataatttgaaataaatctgTAAACTATATATGAagtttaatgttaatttaatgtgCTTGTTTAGGGGTAAGCTGTGATTCCTGTTTGAAAGGGAATTTTCGGGGTCGTAGATACAAGTGCCTTGTATGCTACGATTATGATCTATGTGCCAGCTGCTTTGAAGGAGGCGCCAGTACTACACGCCACCTCACAGATCATCCTATGCAGTGCATACTTACTAGATCTGACTTTGGTAAAAATGACACGCACTTATCGTCGCATTAGAAATATAGCGCACAAACGGAGAGAGTTGAATATCTCTCAATCCACTTTCCTGACGCTTGATCTTTTCGTAGAATTATACTATGGTGGTGAAGGCGTGAGCGTTGAACAACCTCAGTCCTTAACTTGTCCCTACTGCACGAAAATGGGCTTCACCGAGGCTACATTGCAAGAACATGTGGCTGCTGATCATCCTGATACGTCATTTGAAGTTgtacgtatataaaaaaaaaaagttttatatccctatctctaaattattataataatttacgagTCCACTTGCAGAAATGGAATGTAATGGTTTACATATCCCTATTGCAGGTTTGTCCAGTTTGTGCAGCAGTGCCAGGTGGAGACCCGAATCACGTGACCGATGATTTCGCTGGCCATCTGACATTGGAGCATCGCAGCGGACCAAGGGACctgatttcttttttagatGAACCATCTGCAAGTAGACACGGCGTTAGGCGGATACCGCATCCGTCTAGAGCTGTTGgcgccccgcgcgcgcgtaggtACGTAACGAGATTGCAAATACCTGTTAAATGGGTGATTCATTCATTAGCATGCAATGTTACATTTCTACGCGATTACTActcttattgaaaatattggtggtattatattacaaataattaaaatagttacgttgaattttcattttaattattatacttgccgtttttttttatcatgattgcgatattattttttttaatggaacttTTTAACAGATATCTCCtgtaaatttacaaatattttattaatagattataacatgaattttaaatatatttttttttattgatgaaaatgGACTGTTCctctgagaaaaattttatcagagAGTACAAAGCTTCTTTCggtccttttctttttccattaGTCATCTTGTTTTTATCCGCTACAGTTTTTTATGCCATGAATTATAGCCTAAGGTTAAACAGAATATATTATCATCAATAGAAGAAACGTTCTATTGATATAAACTATGAACTGTTGCAATACCGTGTAAAAAAGATTACGGTTAATATTTTGGACCTGGGCCCAggtaaaaaatgtattacctGCGTCCCCCTCCCCATTCGTAGACCCTGGTACTTAAGTACTTTTCGTCATCTCGtcatcatcttagatattgtTCATTGGGATTCATTGGACCTGCAGGTCCAACATGCATTTCAGTTCATCTGGAGGATTGAGTCCGAGCACTCGGGAAGGTATAGATCCAATTGCGGAATTGCTGTCCCAATTATCGGGCGTACGTAGAAGTGGAGGTAACAGTGGACAGAGTTCGTCGGCACCTTCGCAGTTACAGCAATTACAGATGCAGTTGCAGTTAGAACGACAACAAGTTCgggtaaatttatttattttttatcgcaaAAAGTAGATGTTATGTATAATTCTCTTCTCTGCGATCTCTATTGACTCACACACGACCAACATCATGAAGAATGTATGCTTTCATGCTTGAAGTTAGGCATTTTCAAgttgaattattattgatatattattgtgtttaggtaattgatttttgtattgGAGCGCATTTTCAGATTCAGGTTATGTGATATTTAAGAGCACACATTTGCACTATTCGTGAGTTTTAAACGTAAAATTAAGACAACGGATTAATATTAGACAgcgtgaaattaataaattaataataaatatttctgtaatttttactaatatttaatattaaaactaatatagttttcatttattaattattatttaaattaaaaattatttattaattattattaattattacttaatatttaaactaatatatttaaagcattaatattttcagcatAATGTTGGAATACATAAACATATTCAGAACACGCTTCAACGATAAAAGTGTCTCCAATGTGTCTTCTCAGCCAAATACGTGGTTTTTAGAAGCGCTTTTACCGTTGTAAGCGCGTTCTGAATATGGCCATAATGCTGACATGAAAGTGCTTGAACTTAGATATAAGTAATACATAATTGCATGTACGTACATTCAATTTTATGTATTGAACAGCTAATCCTTTGCCACATTCGTTATTACGTATCCAAACctcaattttacaaaattcgatTTATCGAAATATTCGATTTGTCGAAATAATCGAAGTAGAGATTGTTTACGTGTTCTGTCTTCAACCGAGTCTTGGTatgcttttttatatatcatacgACATTACATCTAGGCTGTCCAGTCAATACTGCGAATGCTACAAAAcactttttatcctttttcttctttcaaataaaaggaaagaaagacagTGTTTTGTAGGATTCGCAGTGCTAACTGGACTACAGCCTTATTCATTTGAAATGTGAGAGCAAATGTTGACATACAAGCGTATCAGGACATTAGAGAGATAAATAAGAGCCGAAAAGATAGGAGGATACACAAGAGAAGCTGCATGACCACCTTTTAAGAATTTCATATTATCGGCTTTAATTTACGATtgggaaatatatttaaacaatgataaaatattgtaaataatacaaGTGTAGTAAAAGTGTTCAATGCAGCTAATAATTTGCTAATAATGACCTGTTGCGTCAGCGCAACGGAATACAGTAGCGTTTAAATTAACCCAGTGTAAAGTACTTGGACGAATTCATATTTCTTGACTaaatcagtattttcaaatgAGTGAGATATATTTGAACAAAATCCGAAAGAGGAATGAAACGATGAAATCAAAGTATTGAGTCTACAACAGGTATTTATGAAGATGTAGAAAAGAAAACTGTATTAAAagtatacgtgtgtgtgataaattttatgttgttACGTAACGTTATTCGAGTATCATTTTGTTTACACAGCTTTACTCTTCTTATACATTTTTGTGTATTATGAGTtgtctatataatttattagttttttgtgtaatacaaatattgaGCAGGTAGTCACGGATCTCTGTTCGATATCGATTTTAATAATCCCTGTTGTAGCAaagagattaataattttcacacAGAATactcaaaataataataataaaatataataattatattcaatatatatagaagCAATACACAGTtactaaagaaaattattatctctagGCTGCTAGACAGCAGCTTGAACGATTACCCAGGAGACAGACACAAGTGATCGGTTCGGTGAGCGGTAGCGGAGCTGGCAGCGGTGGTAGCGGTGGTCATTCTACTACTATGGTGGCATCGAATAGTACGAGTAGTAACAATAATGCGACCAATACGGCCAACCCGTCCGGTGTGTCTTCTGTTAACTCGCAGAACGTCATGTTCCTGTTACCCAGGTACGTCCTtccgttttacatttatatctcTGAATAATGGcatgtatttttatacatgtgCGGAGTCGTGCAGAAATAGAAcatgacatatatatatatacacataatttttaaaaaatgcactCTAGATATTTAAGTATCTATTTTTGATATCTCTGCTTATTTTaatctgtatattttatataatgatgCTTTTGGTTGATAATAAACAAGTgctatatatagaataaattgTGTTACAAAAGATGAGAAAACAAATGTACAAAAGTACGTTTTACAAagtacaaaaaaaatataaataatttatataaaataattaaataatttataatagaaaattaaaaaaatgaaaatatatatactcgATAGTAAATGGTaccaatatatatttgattaaatgcAATCGCTCTCCTTCGCATTTTGCACAGATGCATTACAACCACGCTGTCTGATTCGCAACTACAAAGTATTGAGCGCGAGAGTGCAAACAGGAGCCTTTTTGCACGTGAACTTATCATTGGAACGCTTTCTGAAACATTGTCGGAGTTGATGCAACAGCAGTGCACTGTGCAAACGCCTGCGTCAAGTGCGACTACTGCCACGACCAGTCCTGAGACACCAAACGCCAATACTTCCATCGTCTCTACGAAGAAATTAAGTTTAGCTCAGGAAGCAAAGAGGGATCAAGCGACAAGTAAACACGTGACATCACAAGCATCCGCGCAACAAAAAGAATCGCATATTCTGCAGGCTGCTGCCgcgactgctgctgctgcgactgctgctgctactggcAGTGTGAGCTCAGGTCTACAAAATCAGGGCTTACCCCCGAATCCTAATAGCATTGCGACGCAAAATCCACCTATAGTTCAAACATTGATGCATAGCGTGTTACCTCAGCCATTGGTAAGCACTCGTCCTTCTGGAATATGATCGCAGTATctatagtttttttttaaacaattttgtttcttGTTTTGTTGTGAAACACACACAGAAAGGATGGATGCAGTGGTGCATCAGGACCTCGATGCAATTGTATTCGgcattttttttgtttcgaattttatttgttacttgttacgcctatttattatattgttaccacTCACATCATATAGAAAATGTGGATACGAAATGTTTCTCTTAGTATGATATTACCTTGAGACACGAGTTACATCCGAATTCCAAATGTAATAGTACaaaaataactaataaatCTGACCTACACGCAGAGCACACGACGACAATGGATGAATGTCCTCATGGGATTTTCTATGACGTAGGTATTGCAGCAACCACTGCCGCCGCCAGTTAGGAATACCGGTACTGGAACCATCAGGGAACCGATCGCGGCTTCGGCGCCGACTTACCTCAGAGGCGGGGTGGGTTCGGTCGGAGTGACAGGCTCTTCGCGTAGAAAGCCGGTTAGAGCTGTAGATGGCAGGAATCAATCTACAGAACCGCCACCCCCACACTAACCCCTCCTTAGCCCGTGTACCCATCCACCCTGATTCCTCACACAGGACCCCTAGCACTAGTCCTAGCACTGTTTAGAACACctcattattattgttattattataatattatatattaataattattcaaaacgCCTTCTCCATTCTCTCCCCCCTTCCGCCCCCCTTTCTTCTCTACTTCCCCATTCTCTTATGTCCTACTACTAGTACTACTTTCCCCGAAACTTTAATCTCGCCATTTTTGCTGTTATGTGACATGGAACAAGGGCAAGGGCTGATTCGCTGGCCGCTGTGACATATTTGCGATTATAACATGTACATAATTCACTTCTTGCAGTCGTGCtcggaatatatatatatataattcggTCGCGTGTGCTGTCCTCTTGAAACGAGTCTTGCCACGTTCTTCCACGCTGACACGTGCTACCGCGATACGGCGTTACCTCTTATATCCGCTGGAGAGCAGGTGTTTAATGAAAAGTGCTGTAAAAAGAAATCCTTATTATAAAGGCATAAAACGGCATTAGCGTTCATTGTTCGATTATTGTCAAAATATCAAAAGACGTAACGAAGATACGCGAGTACATATTGTGATCCAGCGAAGCTGGACGAATATGTTATGAGTCGTACGGACTTGTTATCGCAATGCATATTAAATGTCGAGTCTTTATTGATTTACACGTATACCGCAAATTATGTCGAACACTCAACTAACTAATGCGTTGCGTACCTTTAAATACCGATAAATATGCGTCccattttgcaaataaaaaaagatacataaaTGCAAAAATCGTGCCTGGGTTGGTCCGTGATACTAACACGCTTTAAATTATCCCAACTTCCCGATAACTTTGGCGCACTAATTGTGGAAAATGGATTGTAGTGACATGTGACAGATTGTATAATAGCGCAGAATGATTGCTgctacatatttttcatttacttAGATTATAAATTCCGTTATAATAGACACCCTCTACTGTGTATGCTTTGCAATCAATAAATCAATGGTATAATGTATgagaaaacaaattatttatatgatctACATgtaaacttatattatttttaactcgTTTTAAGTAGAATCTGTTTGCTGCAGTACTTTGCACATGTCAGATAGAAGATTCACGAGAAAAGAATGGAGagatattattgaaaattaattttatgtacgaGACTATCGCAAATAAACGTTTAATCGagtcaaatttaatttaataaatcagcATTGGCGGACCATCCCTTGGCACTTACACATCGCATATAAATATGATGTCATAAAGTGGAGAGATTACATTTAGCTATATTAGAAATTGTTTCAACagcattataaattaatatattaaattatctaatTGGCGCTTAAACGGTATTTAATGTTCTACTGACATTTAAAtactttatcaaattattatttttctcattattcttgtatattatgtaattgtaCATTATGTTTTGACAGTggaataaagttttttttttaaattaatcactCCATTTTTAAGGCATTGAATGATTGTACtaactatttaaaaaagtttatttctttatataaaatcttatttgtgttagatatatatatatatatacagttacATGTTTGAAaagcgtaaaataaaaaatttcctttATCAATTGGTCATAGTATGGAAAATCTCCAGATTTTCCTTTAAACTTTgtcaaaagagaaaaattccgCAAGAGaacattcaatattttcaaataaaaatatgattactTCTGCTATATATGTAAagcaaacattaataatattatatcagaGTGTGTGCACGCGATGCATACAAATGAGTTTCTAAACTTTCTATTGAGAGAAGATTTCAAAAACATTCGTACATAAGAAGTTTTCTTTTCGGATGTAACTTTACTTTCCTTTTCTTGCATGTTtgcacataaatatataatctgtcttgtcattaatttaatatttcatgaaaaaaaaacttattaatatcTCATGTAAGGATGTATCTGCAAGATGAGGATTGTATAAACAATCCATGcaacattttaaaaagaaaagtacagAAAAGTATACGTACAAATAAACATACATACCATGCAAATTcatgagaaaaaagagaagagaattcAAATATCTAGCGTCTAAATACGACGTAGAGAACTTATGGAATTCAGAACTTGGTCATCATATTTTCCGTGCGTAAAATCGAACGAGTCGAAATCCAGCTAAATCCAAAGATAGAGGGAAAAATCATAAGGGACACATATTTTGATTATCATTCCTTCGATATATTGTTAACTGGATGTTCTGCTAGTCATTTTATTTGTACTTGATATATGTGTATTTCAAGCGAGTAATCTTTTTGGATAGCTATTTATTTGATCCTTGATTTGCAatcgcaatttataaaatagattcaaaataaaacaaattggaATGTAATTAATTGCCTTAACGCTAGATGCCTGAAAGATTAATGAGAAGAATTGATCCTTGAAATATGGATGTGTCTGTAAAAATGTTCATGCATAATGTTCCAACGAAGTGAATGCTACAGTGGGCTAATCTTAATGAACATGCGTATGTAAAATTATCAACTTGTGAATATCGTACGAATTTATTGCACTATCATATGTTTTTGATTGGAAATTGATTGTTTAGATTAATACATTGCGATAATTCACGCTTAAATTCAAGTCTGTGTTCAGGAACGATGCAAGActctaaattaataaaaatctagtaTCCTGATTTCTGTCCTCTGTCAATAAAtcagttataattttatcacgCTTATCAATGgtcttacattaattaaaagttgcgttttttacaaatagatttaaatttcaatattgcgaaatttttttttatgtttttttacgaatggatttaaatttgaaatattgcgAAATATTCTTTACTCGTATTACGTTTCTCTTGTTTCCACGTTACTTTCGTATTGTCAAACTTTTCCTGTTTTTCTTATTCTAAGTACGATTCGCAATGCGACATGTGTTATTGttgttttgtgaaaaattcgataagttcaaattttctcaaattgaaacttatcattttttgtgaattaaatcaatttgtgaattgaaataatttgagAATTTAATTCgtgaatttatgtaaattacatgaatttaagtattatatgtaaatttaagtaaagaagataaaaaatcaCTATTTATGCAAGTAAACAGTTTGCGCAATTATTACAACGAATACACTCAGAGCAAATTGGAATCAGACCGAATCATTGCAATtcctaaaaaaaaagaaacattttccttcctctctctctctttctctctctctctctctctctctct encodes the following:
- the LOC105279257 gene encoding dihydropteridine reductase, which translates into the protein MATVLGRVIVYGGKGALGSACVSQFKSQNWWVGSIDMKPNDQADANIIVNPDNNWQQQQTEIMTQIKNTLKEEKVDGIICVAGGWAGGNAASKDFVKSSDLMWKQSVWSSVIASSIATEYLKEGGFLSLTGAKAALAETPGMIGYGMAKAAVHQLTKSLAAKDSGLPANSLVASILPVTLDTPMNRKWMSKADTSTWTPLEFVANLFWKWSQKQDRPVNGALLQLVTKDNKTELIAA
- the LOC105279256 gene encoding E3 ubiquitin-protein ligase KCMF1, with translation MSRHEGVSCDSCLKGNFRGRRYKCLVCYDYDLCASCFEGGASTTRHLTDHPMQCILTRSDFELYYGGEGVSVEQPQSLTCPYCTKMGFTEATLQEHVAADHPDTSFEVVCPVCAAVPGGDPNHVTDDFAGHLTLEHRSGPRDLISFLDEPSASRHGVRRIPHPSRAVGAPRARRSNMHFSSSGGLSPSTREGIDPIAELLSQLSGVRRSGGNSGQSSSAPSQLQQLQMQLQLERQQVRAARQQLERLPRRQTQVIGSVSGSGAGSGGSGGHSTTMVASNSTSSNNNATNTANPSGVSSVNSQNVMFLLPRCITTTLSDSQLQSIERESANRSLFARELIIGTLSETLSELMQQQCTVQTPASSATTATTSPETPNANTSIVSTKKLSLAQEAKRDQATSKHVTSQASAQQKESHILQAAAATAAAATAAATGSVSSGLQNQGLPPNPNSIATQNPPIVQTLMHSVLPQPLVLQQPLPPPVRNTGTGTIREPIAASAPTYLRGGVGSVGVTGSSRRKPVRAVDGRNQSTEPPPPH